One part of the Aspergillus luchuensis IFO 4308 DNA, chromosome 5, nearly complete sequence genome encodes these proteins:
- a CDS encoding uncharacterized protein (COG:S;~EggNog:ENOG410PN17;~TransMembrane:1 (o51-73i)): MHIPVNFRQFDIRQDGPGNIINNPNTNTNSTDNSPDKNHASDNDNSSRNNIIIICVACIIFAVASALMTYFVLRTLRRMNCRPKYLPGKFLKDKWNRWNVGVSYGQVPGANNPNANTRDTPAEGGSEMRTTTPAANNTSNVRRDTSVRSVITLPAYSPSPKPTEQVIAREGERAGMDMVVEFPETAEEEESRREELMESLYQIRLQRREEIADREWRRQERREARARGDYIRLEELRQESRARARSSASANGSGSNLSAALAESRNRGRDRRISSVSYAELGHVRHDGSRIRATSPDSDRRPLLTDASAPDRSSGSILTGVHSRGESYSSYQSGVSNVSDAETLTQVQSHAASAHSADRPSITVDEGDVGELNIPPPEYEVLEWGEAPPYTSPIAERGEHAPQLRDLTPLPTIHIDVASPISNTPTTPTNPLREEEPEEQQTAEQHTEQPATTTQPITEERVEEHPASESAETHLLRDDTHSH; this comes from the exons ATGCACATTCCAGTCAACTTCCGCCAATTTGACATCCGTCAGGATGGTCCGGGCAACATTATCAACAatcccaacaccaacaccaatagTACCGATAATAGCCCGGATAAAAACCACGCCTCCGACAATGATAACTCGAGCAGGAataatatcattataatA TGCGTCGCTTGCATCATTTTCGCCGTGGCATCCGCCTTAATGACCTATTTCGTCTTACGTACCCTCCGTCGCATGAACTGTCGCCCGAAATATTTGCCTGGAAAATTCCTAAAGGACAAATGGAATAGGTGGAACGTGGGCGTCTCATACGGTCAGGTCCCCGGGGCGAATAATCCAAATGCGAACACCAGAGACACGCCCGCCGAAGGAGGCTCGGAGATGCGAACTACCACCCCGGCCGCCAACAATACGAGCAATGTTCGACGGGATACATCGGTTCGCTCGGTCATCACCCTTCCCGCCTACTCGCCCAGTCCCAAGCCAACGGAGCAGGTCATCGCTCGAGAGGGGGAGCGAGCAGGCATGGACATGGTTGTCGAGTTCCCCGAAACagctgaagaggaggaatccCGCAGAGAAGAGCTGATGGAGTCTCTCTACCAAATCCGTTTGCAACGGCGAGAGGAGATAGCCGACCGTGAATGGCGGCGACAGGAGCGCCGGGAGGCTCGTGCTCGTGGGGACTATATTCGCCTTGAAGAACTCCGGCAGGAGAGTCGGGCCCGCGCGAGAAGCAGCGCGTCTGCCAATGGAAGTGGTTCAAACCTCAGCGCGGCTCTGGCGGAATCTCGCAACCGGGGTCGCGATAGGCGTATCTCCAGTGTCTCTTATGCAGAACTGGGCCACGTGCGGCATGACGGGTCGCGTATCAGAGCCACGTCGCCCGATTCGGACCGTCGTCCTCTTCTCACCGATGCATCAGCGCCCGATCGATCCTCAGGATCGATTCTCACCGGCGTTCATTCTCGAGGCGAGTCGTACTCGTCGTATCAGTCTGGGGTATCCAACGTCTCCGATGCGGAGACTTTGACTCAGGTGCAATCGCATGCGGCGTCTGCTCATTCGGCTGATCGCCCGTCAATAACGGTCGACGAGGGTGATGTGGGTGAACTCAACATCCCGCCGCCTGAGTACGAGGTCCTGGAATGGGGAGAAGCGCCACCTTATACGAGCCCAATCGCGGAGAGGGGCGAGCATGCGCCGCAGCTTCGTGATTTGACCCCCCTGCCAACCATCCATATCGATGTGGCCAGCCCTATCAGCAACACTCCCACCACGCCCACGAATCCTCTGCGGGAAGAGGAGCCGGAAGAGCAACAAACCGCCGAACAACATACCGAACAAcctgccaccaccactcaaCCCATCACTGAAGAGCGTGTCGAAGAACACCCTGCTTCTGAATCAGCCGAAACACACCTCTTGAGGGATGACACTCATAGTCACTAG
- a CDS encoding dienelactone hydrolase family protein (COG:S;~EggNog:ENOG410PP8S;~InterPro:IPR002925,IPR029058;~PFAM:PF01738;~go_function: GO:0016787 - hydrolase activity [Evidence IEA]) — protein sequence MSCPDCFSGHVHEDTTPRGTVTTLHGLKAYVTEPTSTESPIKGIIIIIPDAFGWEFVNNRILADHYADKGGYKVYLPEFMNGHAAPVWALNTLSAIMKTSSIMDWITKPYHIACAMYAMIPFVYHTKFTTCWPTVKTFFTAVRRNEGANLPIAAAGFCWGGLHTVYLAHDKEEDKVNGKPLIDAGFTGHPSNLKIPADIEKIKIPVSFAMAELDNMVKMPQIKQIEKAVGERDVGEVKVYYGAGHGFCVRADVMVKDVRAQAEEAEDQAIAWFQKQFAKVSY from the exons ATGTCCTGTCCCGACTGCTTCAGCGGCCACGTGCACGAGGACACTACGCCCAGAGGAACAGTCACCACCTTGCATGGCCTGAAAGCATATGTGACGGAGCCGACGTCCACAGAATCCCCCATCAAgggaatcatcatcatcattccgGATGCGTTTGGGTGGGAGTTCGTCAATAATCGCATTCTGGCTGATCATTATGCCGATAAAGGAGGGTATAAGGTGTATTTGCCTGAATTCATGAATG GACACGCCGCCCCAGTCTGGGCTCTAAACACCCTATCCGCAATAATGAAGACCTCATCTATCATGGACTGGATCACGAAACC CTACCACATCGCCTGCGCCATGTACGCCATGATCCCCTTCGTCTACCACACCAAATTCACCACCTGCTGGCCCACCGTCAAGACATTCTTCACCGCCGTACGACGCAACGAAGGCGCCAACCTCCCCATCGCAGCTGCAGGGTTCTGTTGGGGCGGGTTACACACCGTGTATCTCGCGcacgacaaagaagaagacaaagtaAATGGCAAACCCCTAATCGATGCCGGGTTCACCGGCCATCCCAGCAATCTGAAGATCCCCGCGGAtatcgagaagatcaagatcCCCGTGAGCTTTGCAATGGCAGAGCTGGATAATATGGTGAAAATGCCGCAGATCAAGCAGATTGAGAAAGCCgtgggagagagggatgtgggggaggtgaaggtgtACTATGGGGCTGGGCATGGGTTTTGTGTGCGTGCGGATGTGATGGTTAAGGATGTGAGGGCGCAGgctgaggaggcggaggatcAGGCGATTGCGTGGTTTCAGAAGCAGTTTGCGAAGGTGTCTTATTGA